ATGCAAAATCGCCCGAAGAGGCGATGGATATCATCAGGAACGAGGAACGCAAGGACCTGTTTACGACCTGACATGCCGGCATATTCGAGCAGCGGCCGATGCAACCGGCCGCGATCCGGAATCCCCGCCCGACCCACAAGAAGCAAGCCTCGCGATCTTTCATGTTGCAGAATAGAAACAAACTTGCTATGAACACCGCCGTCCAAACGCTGTTGCAGCGCGATTCGCTTTTTCTCGTGATCGAGCTTCGCGCGCTCTGGGTATCGATCGCTTTGCAGATGCTTGCGGCGATGGCGTATCTGCGCTGGCTGATCTCGCCGCGCGACAAGACCGGCAGGAGCGCCAGGCGCCTGCTCTTCACGGCGACGCTGATCCTTTCCCTGATCATCCTGTGCAGGACGGTGCAGGCGGGGCGGCCGCCGTACCAGACGCTGTATGAGAGCCTGTTGTGGTTCTCGTGGAGCGCCCTGCTCGCGTACCTCGTCGTCGAGCGCAGCTTCGAGAGCATTCATGCCGCCGGGTTCCCGGTGGCCGTTATCGCCGCCGCCGCGTGCCTGTACGCCGTCCTCGGGCGCGATCCCGCGCTGGAGCCGCTGCCGCCCGCCCTGCAGAGCCAGTGGTTTCTGTGGCATGTGATCATCGCGTTCATCTCATATGCCGTCTTTGTGGTCGCCTTTGCGGTCGAGCTGGCGCACGTGTCGCTCGTGGGCCTGCTGCCGTACCGGATCCTCAAGCGGTATCGGATGGAAAGCGAGGCCGCGGCGCGTTTTCACCGGTCGGCGCACCGGCTGGTGCTGTTCGGCTTCCCGCTGCTGACGTTCGGGATCGTGACGGGCGCGGCATGGGCGGAGCAGGCGTGGGGGCGCTATTGGTCGTGGGACCCGAAGGAAACGTGGTCGCTGATCACCTGGACGGTGTACGCCCTCTATCTGCATGCGATGACGATGGGCCGGTGGAGGGGCGGCCGCGCCTCGGCCTTGAATATCCTGGGCTTCGTATGCATGGTGATGACGTTTTTGGGCGTCAACTGGATCAGCCGGCTGCTCGGCATCCCGAGTCTGCACGCGTACTGAACCGGCATTGGAGGTAGATGCGCGAAGCGGCGACAAAACAAAGGAATTCTTCCGGCGGCGGATTCTACCGCACTCTGGTCTCGGTCAAAACGACGCTGGTCTTCCTCGGGGTTTTCGCCGCGCTCTTTTTCCTTGGGACTATTTTCCCGCAGGACCCCGACCCGGCCGCAATCGAGCGGTATCGCGAGTCCGGCGGCAAGCTGGCGGGCCTGGTCGCCGCGCTGGACCTCCTCGACATATTTCATTCGTCGTATTTCTTGCTGCTCGCGTCCGCGTTCGCCGTTCACCTGCTCCTGTGCGGCATCCACAGGCTGAGCATCATCCGAAAACGCCCGAAGTACGGCCTCTTCAGCCGCGACGAGTTGCTGCAGCGCGAGCATTCGTTCTCGATCTCCTCCACCGATGGAGAGGCCGGGCCCGACATCGAGCGCATGCTCGGCGCGTTCGGATTTCGGCGGATGAAATATTATTCCGAGAACGCGAATGTGAAGCGGGTCGTGGCCGAGAAGGGATTACCTTTCCGCTGGCTCTCCTGGACGTACCATCTTCTCATACTGATCACGATGGCGGGCTTCATCGTATCCTTCCTTTTTGCTTTCGAGGACTACGTCGAGGTGTCCGCGGGACAGAGGAAAACGATTTCGCTCGATGCCCGCACGAACTGGAGAAAGTTGGCCGATGTCCTCGGCCTGAGAAGCGAGGGCCGGTCGCGCCGGCTCGACATCGAGTTGGAGGATTTCTCGACAGCGTACGTCGAGAAGCCGCATCTCGAGTACCCGAAAAAGCCGGGCGCCCGCTTTGCCTCGCTCTGGGGAAAATCGCCCGCGCGCCCGCATTACGTCCTGCCTGCGAACTCGGTGACGCCGTCCGACTGGTACAGCACGCTGACCGTATATCTCGATGGGGGGCCGGTCAAGCAAAAGACGATCGAAGTGAACGATCCGCTTCGGTTCGGCGGCATGACGTTCTATCAGATCGGATACGAACACGCCTTCGATCTTCAGGCAGGCGAAGAAATATTGGCCGATCTGACGGCGGAGGAGCCATTTTCCATTCCGCAGATGGAAGGCGAGTTTTTGCTCGAGACGCCGCGCGATGGCCCTCTGCAGACGTACGCCGGAGAGAAGAAGGAGCTGCGCCCGGCCGCGAGGCTGAAATACCGGCCGCCGTCGTCGACGCAAAAGCGGGCGTGGTCAGTTGTCGCCGAGCTGTATCCCGATGAGCCGGCAAAGGCAATGCGCACCCGTTTCGTCCTGTCGAACATGCGGGAAAGCAGCATCCTCAGTTACCGGTACGATCCCGGGGTGCCCATTCTCTGGACGGCCGCCGGGCTGCTGATGCTGCTGATGGGGTTGCGCATCTACATGCCGTGGTATCAGGTGCATTGTCATGTGGACCGGATGAATGGGCGAACTCTGATCACCGTGAGCATCCGGATGGTCGGCCTGTTTGCGCGGCCGGAGCGCCTGAAACTGCGAATGAGCGACGCCCTCCGGAAGTAGCATGCGCGCCGCGCCACGTTCATACTGAAACAGCATCTGCGGCATACCCATATCTCCCGAGCGAGCTTGAAAAGCATGCGGCGAATCATATATCATAGCGTCTCGCGACGCACCCGATGAATGCCTGCAGTCCGGAGTCCGAATCCCTGTGCGATCATTTACATGAGAAAGGAGCGAGCGCGGTGAATCCAGATATCTTTCGTGAATATGACATACGAGGCGTGGCCGATCGAGACCTTGCAGACGAGGTCGTCGGGTGTATCGGGAAGGCCTTCGGCACGTATGCCCACAGTTTCGGCAAGAAGAATGTGGTTATCGGCCGCGACTGCCGCCTGAGCTCGCCGCGCCTGCACAAGGCGCTGCTTTCAGCAATGCTTTCCACCGGCCTGAACGTGGTCGATGTCGGCATCTGTCCGACGCCCGTTTTCTATTTCTCGCTTCACCACCTCGACAAAGAGGGCGGCATGCAGGTCACCGGCAGCCATAATCCTCCCGACCAGAACGGATTCAAGGTATGCATCGGCAAGAGCACGATCTTCGGCGAGGAAATCCAGAAGATCAGAAAGGCGTGCGAGATCGGCCATTTCGTTTCCGGCAAGGGAAAAGTGGAGACATACGACATCGTTCCCGCTTACCAGAAACACGTCCGCGAGAACATCAAGCTCGACCGCCCGCTCCGGGTCATCATCGATGCCGGCAACGGGACGGCGGGTCCCGTGGCTCCGA
Above is a window of Candidatus Abyssobacteria bacterium SURF_5 DNA encoding:
- the ccsB gene encoding c-type cytochrome biogenesis protein CcsB; amino-acid sequence: MQPAAIRNPRPTHKKQASRSFMLQNRNKLAMNTAVQTLLQRDSLFLVIELRALWVSIALQMLAAMAYLRWLISPRDKTGRSARRLLFTATLILSLIILCRTVQAGRPPYQTLYESLLWFSWSALLAYLVVERSFESIHAAGFPVAVIAAAACLYAVLGRDPALEPLPPALQSQWFLWHVIIAFISYAVFVVAFAVELAHVSLVGLLPYRILKRYRMESEAAARFHRSAHRLVLFGFPLLTFGIVTGAAWAEQAWGRYWSWDPKETWSLITWTVYALYLHAMTMGRWRGGRASALNILGFVCMVMTFLGVNWISRLLGIPSLHAY